Proteins from a single region of Parasedimentitalea psychrophila:
- a CDS encoding AMP-binding protein yields the protein MKNWLKTYDDCVPAEINPDRYPSIVALFEEAAQTYGDSAAYECFGQTMSYAEVEAKSRAVAAYLQVKMAVKRGDRIALMCPNIFAFPIAMLGILRAGAVQVNVNPLYTSRELEHQLVDADVDKILIFGGSTPVLAEIIDNTPVKTVITIDLGDGIGLPIPTPAVDPRLGDALKFADMLQQGAGLAHTPVALTGQDNIFFQYTGGTTGPSKGAVLSHRNVVANLEQYKALLHEASKPGEEVMVCALPLYHIFGLTLSLANLSIGARIILIPNPRDMDAFLAAIKDAGITVFPAVNTLFAGMAMHPGAGDVDFSRLKVAIGGGAAVIETTSQNWKALTGSHITEGYGMSEASPVLTLVPIGVSEFTGSCGLPVPSTDIILLGDDDRPVALGERGEICAKGPQVMAGYWNRPAANAEAFTADGYFRTGDIGVFDEAGFLRIVDRKKDMIIVSGFNVFPNEIEAVVTACAGVAECACIGVPDDKTGEAVSVFVVKTPGAELSDQAIIAHCRENLTGYKVPRQITYLEELPKSNVGKILRRALRAV from the coding sequence ATGAAAAATTGGTTGAAAACATACGATGACTGCGTTCCGGCCGAGATCAATCCAGATCGCTACCCCTCGATTGTGGCGCTGTTTGAGGAGGCGGCGCAGACCTACGGCGACAGCGCCGCATATGAATGTTTCGGCCAGACCATGAGCTACGCCGAGGTGGAGGCGAAATCGCGTGCGGTGGCGGCCTATCTGCAGGTGAAAATGGCGGTCAAACGCGGTGATCGTATTGCCCTGATGTGCCCCAATATCTTTGCCTTTCCCATTGCCATGCTCGGCATTCTGCGCGCTGGGGCGGTGCAGGTTAACGTCAATCCGCTATATACATCGCGCGAGCTAGAGCACCAGTTGGTTGATGCCGATGTGGACAAGATCCTGATCTTTGGCGGCTCGACGCCGGTGCTGGCCGAAATTATCGACAATACACCGGTGAAGACCGTCATCACCATTGATCTGGGCGATGGCATTGGCCTGCCGATCCCGACGCCGGCCGTGGATCCGCGCCTTGGCGACGCCCTCAAGTTTGCCGATATGCTGCAACAGGGGGCAGGGCTGGCCCATACCCCCGTTGCACTGACAGGTCAGGACAATATTTTTTTCCAGTACACTGGCGGCACAACGGGCCCGTCCAAGGGGGCCGTTCTCAGTCATCGCAATGTGGTGGCCAATCTGGAGCAGTACAAGGCGCTGCTACACGAGGCCTCAAAGCCGGGCGAGGAGGTGATGGTCTGTGCGCTGCCGCTGTATCACATCTTTGGCCTGACCCTGTCGCTGGCCAATCTGTCAATCGGAGCCCGCATCATCCTGATCCCCAACCCGCGTGACATGGATGCCTTTCTGGCCGCGATCAAAGACGCAGGCATCACTGTCTTTCCAGCGGTCAATACGCTGTTTGCCGGCATGGCGATGCACCCCGGTGCTGGGGATGTGGACTTTTCCCGGCTCAAAGTGGCGATTGGTGGCGGCGCCGCCGTCATCGAAACCACCTCGCAGAACTGGAAGGCGCTGACTGGCTCGCATATCACCGAAGGCTACGGCATGTCCGAGGCATCGCCGGTGCTGACGCTGGTGCCGATTGGGGTGTCTGAGTTCACCGGGTCCTGTGGCCTGCCGGTGCCCTCCACCGATATCATTCTGCTCGGCGATGACGACAGACCCGTCGCCCTGGGGGAGCGTGGCGAGATCTGCGCCAAGGGACCGCAGGTCATGGCAGGCTACTGGAACAGGCCCGCCGCCAACGCCGAGGCCTTTACCGCAGATGGCTATTTCCGCACCGGTGATATCGGGGTGTTTGACGAGGCCGGCTTCCTGCGCATTGTCGATCGCAAGAAGGACATGATCATTGTCTCGGGGTTCAATGTCTTTCCCAATGAAATCGAAGCGGTTGTCACCGCCTGTGCCGGAGTCGCCGAATGTGCCTGTATCGGGGTGCCGGATGACAAGACCGGTGAGGCCGTAAGCGTCTTTGTCGTCAAAACCCCCGGAGCTGAGCTGAGTGACCAGGCAATCATTGCCCACTGTCGCGAGAACCTGACCGGCTATAAAGTACCGCGCCAGATTACCTATCTGGAAGAACTGCCCAAATCCAATGTCGGCAAAATCCTGCGCCGCGCGCTACGCGCGGTCTGA
- a CDS encoding glycosyltransferase family 2 protein: MPKASIIVPAFNATETLSETLKSMQNQSYQDFEVVVVNDGSTDRTADVIQPFLKDPRFHVVEQPNRGLAGARNTGIANAVGAYIGFCDADDLWLPDKLARHVRHLDRSPDVGLSYAGSILIDEESQPLGLKQTPRLHAITAAEVFKRNPVGNGSVAVFRRAALMDIAYRPQQHHPRQWFFDETFRQSEDIECWLRLALTTDWEIEGIAGHLTKYRIAGQGLSANTNKQFASWARMVDKLRPLNPSFFASHEPAARAYQLRYLARRAISAGDGGKASKYAHEFLRASLRPLFEEPLKTLTTLAAAEFLARTGYDPMRLAEALRH; this comes from the coding sequence ATGCCCAAAGCAAGTATCATTGTCCCCGCCTTCAATGCCACTGAAACCCTGTCCGAGACGTTGAAATCGATGCAAAATCAAAGCTATCAGGACTTTGAGGTTGTGGTGGTGAATGATGGGTCCACCGACCGCACGGCTGACGTCATCCAGCCGTTTTTAAAAGATCCCCGGTTTCATGTGGTTGAGCAGCCAAACCGGGGGTTGGCGGGGGCCCGAAATACCGGGATTGCCAATGCGGTGGGCGCCTATATTGGCTTTTGTGACGCGGATGATCTTTGGCTGCCAGACAAACTGGCCCGTCATGTCCGGCATCTTGATCGGTCACCGGACGTGGGGCTCAGCTACGCGGGGTCGATACTGATTGATGAGGAAAGCCAGCCGCTGGGCCTGAAACAGACCCCTCGGCTGCATGCGATCACTGCCGCCGAGGTGTTCAAGAGAAACCCGGTGGGCAATGGTTCGGTGGCGGTGTTTCGCCGCGCGGCGCTGATGGACATTGCCTATAGGCCGCAACAGCATCACCCGCGGCAATGGTTCTTTGACGAAACATTTCGCCAGTCCGAAGATATCGAATGCTGGCTGCGCCTGGCGCTGACCACCGACTGGGAAATCGAAGGCATTGCGGGCCATCTGACCAAATACCGGATTGCCGGCCAAGGTCTGTCAGCCAACACCAACAAGCAGTTTGCGTCCTGGGCACGCATGGTTGACAAGTTGCGGCCGTTGAACCCCAGCTTCTTTGCCAGCCATGAGCCCGCCGCGCGGGCCTACCAGCTGCGCTATCTCGCCCGTCGCGCGATCAGCGCCGGGGATGGGGGCAAGGCGAGCAAATATGCGCATGAATTCCTCCGGGCGTCGCTAAGGCCGCTTTTTGAGGAGCCGTTGAAAACACTGACCACGCTGGCCGCCGCCGAATTTCTGGCCCGCACCGGATATGACCCGATGCGGCTTGCAGAGGCTCTGCGGCACTGA
- the ychF gene encoding redox-regulated ATPase YchF, which yields MGFKMGIVGMPNVGKSTLFNALTKTAAAQAANFPFCTIEPNVGEVGVPDARLDKLAAIAGSKQIIPTRMTFVDIAGLVKGASQGEGLGNKFLANIRETDSIAHVLRCFEDGDVTHVEGHVDPVADAATIETELMLADLESVEKRRANLVRKLKGNDKEAQQQERLLAAAQALLEDGKPARLVKVDDDDLKAWKLLQLLTSKPVLYVCNVGEDESVEGNALSAKVAEMAAAEGNSHVIISAQIEEEISQLDPEEAEMFLGEMGLAEAGLDRLIRAGYELLHLETYFTVGPKEARAWTIRNGTSAPQAAGVIHGDFEKGFIRAETIAYDDFIASNGEQGAKEAGKMRAEGKTYIVQDGDVMHFLFNN from the coding sequence ATGGGCTTTAAAATGGGAATTGTGGGGATGCCGAACGTCGGCAAGTCCACATTGTTCAACGCATTGACCAAAACCGCTGCGGCGCAGGCGGCCAACTTTCCTTTCTGCACCATCGAGCCCAATGTGGGCGAGGTCGGTGTGCCCGACGCGCGGCTGGATAAGCTGGCGGCGATTGCCGGCTCAAAACAGATCATCCCCACCCGGATGACCTTTGTCGATATTGCCGGCCTGGTCAAAGGCGCCTCGCAAGGCGAAGGCCTCGGCAACAAGTTTCTCGCCAACATCCGCGAGACGGATTCGATTGCCCATGTGCTGCGCTGTTTTGAAGACGGCGATGTGACCCATGTCGAGGGCCACGTGGATCCAGTGGCCGATGCCGCCACCATCGAGACCGAACTGATGCTGGCCGATCTGGAAAGCGTCGAAAAGCGCCGCGCAAATCTGGTGCGCAAGCTGAAGGGCAACGACAAAGAGGCGCAACAGCAGGAACGCCTGCTGGCCGCCGCTCAGGCCCTGCTGGAAGACGGCAAGCCTGCACGGCTGGTCAAAGTGGACGACGACGATCTCAAGGCCTGGAAACTGCTGCAACTGCTGACCAGCAAACCGGTACTTTACGTCTGCAACGTCGGCGAGGACGAATCTGTCGAGGGCAACGCCTTGTCCGCCAAGGTCGCCGAAATGGCCGCCGCCGAGGGCAACAGCCACGTCATCATCTCGGCCCAGATCGAGGAAGAAATCTCGCAGCTGGACCCGGAAGAGGCAGAGATGTTCCTCGGCGAAATGGGCCTGGCCGAGGCCGGTCTGGACCGGTTGATCCGCGCCGGATATGAGCTGTTGCATCTGGAGACCTATTTCACCGTTGGCCCCAAAGAGGCCCGCGCCTGGACCATCCGCAATGGCACCAGCGCCCCACAGGCGGCCGGCGTCATCCACGGTGACTTTGAAAAGGGCTTCATCCGCGCCGAAACCATCGCCTATGATGATTTCATCGCCAGCAATGGCGAACAGGGTGCCAAAGAGGCCGGCAAGATGCGCGCCGAGGGTAAGACATATATAGTGCAGGACGGCGACGTCATGCATTTCCTGTTTAACAACTGA
- a CDS encoding serine hydrolase domain-containing protein produces MRRAFKIIVRLVLVLAVVSVALGLWKREEIFRLLAVNSLFSEEKIVGNFSNMEGAFVTTPLARGAGAISPLPQGDDMTLPAGADQWINDRAVTSLLVLHNGQIRHESYYLGTSSSDRRVSWSVAKSYLSALFGVLMEEGAIASLDDPVTKYAPLLEGSAYDGASIRNVLNMASGVSFDEDYLEYSSDINRMGRVIALGGTLDQFTADLKDSFATPGDTWQYVSIDTHVIGMVIRGATGRDMPSLLSEKILMPLGLERDGYYITDGAGVAFVLGGLNFTSRDYARFGLMIAQNGAYGGQQIVPAMWIAESTQASAPTAPGDIGYGYQWWIPVGAQDGEFMARGVYGQYIYIDQVRDVVIVTTGADRKFREKGVNNSNIGMFRKLAQIL; encoded by the coding sequence ATGCGTAGGGCGTTCAAGATCATTGTTCGATTAGTGCTGGTACTGGCTGTTGTCAGCGTGGCGCTTGGCCTGTGGAAGCGCGAAGAGATCTTTCGCTTGCTGGCGGTAAACTCGCTGTTCTCAGAAGAGAAAATCGTTGGCAACTTCTCCAATATGGAGGGTGCCTTTGTGACCACTCCGCTGGCGCGCGGCGCCGGTGCGATCAGCCCGCTGCCGCAAGGCGATGACATGACCCTGCCTGCGGGCGCAGATCAATGGATCAACGACCGGGCGGTGACCTCGCTGCTGGTGCTGCACAATGGCCAGATTCGTCACGAAAGCTATTATCTTGGCACCAGTTCCAGCGACCGGCGGGTGTCCTGGTCGGTGGCCAAAAGCTATCTGTCTGCCCTGTTCGGAGTGCTGATGGAGGAGGGTGCGATTGCCTCGCTTGATGACCCGGTCACCAAATATGCGCCCTTGCTGGAGGGCAGCGCCTATGACGGTGCCAGCATCAGGAACGTGCTGAACATGGCCAGCGGAGTGAGCTTTGACGAGGATTACCTGGAGTACAGCTCCGACATCAACCGCATGGGCCGGGTCATTGCGCTGGGCGGTACTCTGGATCAGTTCACTGCAGATCTGAAGGACAGTTTTGCCACCCCCGGCGACACCTGGCAGTATGTCTCGATCGACACCCATGTGATCGGCATGGTGATCCGTGGCGCCACCGGCCGCGATATGCCCTCTCTGCTGAGCGAGAAAATCCTGATGCCACTGGGGCTGGAGCGGGATGGCTATTACATCACCGACGGTGCCGGAGTGGCCTTTGTGCTGGGAGGGCTGAATTTTACCAGCCGCGACTATGCCCGCTTTGGCCTGATGATCGCGCAGAACGGCGCCTACGGCGGCCAACAGATTGTACCGGCTATGTGGATCGCCGAGTCGACACAGGCCTCGGCTCCGACGGCGCCCGGTGATATCGGCTATGGCTACCAGTGGTGGATCCCTGTCGGCGCCCAAGACGGAGAGTTCATGGCCCGCGGTGTCTATGGGCAATACATCTATATCGACCAGGTGCGTGACGTGGTGATCGTGACCACCGGCGCCGATCGCAAGTTCCGCGAAAAAGGCGTGAACAACAGTAACATTGGAATGTTCCGCAAACTGGCACAGATATTGTAA
- the pth gene encoding aminoacyl-tRNA hydrolase, with translation MKLFVGLGNPGGKYARNRHNIGFMALDQIASDHGFSPWKSKFQAQLCEGMLGGAKVLLLKPQTFMNLSGQSVGEAMRFYKLTVDDVMVLHDELDLAPGKCRVKQGGGHAGHNGLRSIHSHIGADYGRVRLGIGHPGHKDAVAGYVLRDFPKADEVWLDDLMRGISDGAASLAAGDGGRFMNAVALRIAPPRSSTSKPKVQAPQAAKPEGVADQPDQQSPLQKLLGKFK, from the coding sequence ATGAAACTTTTCGTCGGCCTCGGCAATCCGGGCGGCAAATATGCCCGCAACCGCCACAATATCGGCTTTATGGCTCTGGATCAGATTGCCTCGGATCACGGGTTTTCACCGTGGAAAAGTAAATTTCAGGCGCAGCTCTGCGAGGGCATGCTAGGCGGTGCCAAAGTGCTGCTGCTGAAACCGCAGACCTTCATGAATCTGTCTGGCCAATCGGTCGGCGAGGCGATGCGGTTTTATAAGCTGACCGTCGATGATGTGATGGTGCTGCATGACGAGCTGGATCTGGCGCCGGGCAAATGCCGGGTCAAGCAGGGCGGCGGCCATGCCGGGCACAATGGGCTGCGCTCGATCCATTCGCATATCGGGGCGGACTATGGCCGGGTGCGTCTGGGCATTGGCCATCCGGGACACAAAGACGCGGTGGCGGGATATGTGCTGCGGGATTTCCCCAAGGCGGACGAGGTCTGGCTGGATGATCTGATGCGTGGCATCTCGGATGGCGCTGCGTCGCTGGCGGCCGGCGATGGCGGCCGGTTCATGAATGCAGTGGCCCTGCGCATTGCACCGCCGCGCAGTTCGACCAGCAAACCAAAGGTACAGGCGCCGCAGGCGGCCAAGCCGGAAGGTGTTGCAGACCAGCCCGATCAACAATCACCGCTACAAAAACTGCTCGGAAAATTCAAATAA
- the trpA gene encoding tryptophan synthase subunit alpha has protein sequence MTRIDAKFAELSAAGKKAFVAYVMAGDPDFDTSLEIVKGLPDAGVDIIELGVPFTDPMADGPTIQLAGQRALDGGMTLQKTLDLATEFRKTDNTTPIVMMGYYNPIYSRGVDKFLVDAKAAGVDGLIIVDLPPEEDAELCIPAQQAGLNFIRLATPTTDDARLPRVLQNTSGFVYYVSITGITGAAEAEAGDVGPEVARIKAATDLPVIVGFGINTPDRAQTIASISDGAVVGSAIVSQIGAGKPVAEVLAFVKTLSDGAHRA, from the coding sequence ATGACCCGCATTGATGCCAAATTTGCCGAACTCTCGGCTGCCGGAAAAAAAGCCTTTGTGGCCTATGTGATGGCCGGGGATCCTGATTTCGACACCTCGTTGGAGATCGTCAAAGGTCTGCCCGACGCTGGCGTCGATATTATCGAACTGGGAGTGCCGTTTACCGACCCTATGGCGGACGGTCCAACAATTCAGCTGGCTGGTCAACGGGCACTGGACGGCGGCATGACGCTGCAAAAGACGCTGGATCTGGCGACAGAGTTCCGTAAGACCGACAACACCACCCCGATTGTGATGATGGGCTATTATAATCCGATCTATTCGCGCGGCGTCGACAAATTCCTGGTCGATGCCAAGGCGGCTGGCGTTGATGGGCTGATCATTGTGGATCTCCCCCCCGAAGAAGACGCCGAACTGTGCATCCCGGCGCAGCAGGCGGGGCTGAACTTTATCCGTCTGGCCACCCCCACCACCGATGATGCGCGGCTGCCGCGGGTGCTGCAAAATACTTCGGGCTTTGTCTATTACGTCTCGATCACCGGCATCACCGGTGCCGCCGAGGCCGAGGCTGGCGATGTCGGCCCCGAGGTCGCCCGCATCAAGGCGGCCACCGATCTGCCGGTCATTGTTGGCTTTGGCATCAACACACCCGATCGCGCGCAGACCATCGCGTCCATCTCGGACGGCGCCGTTGTTGGCAGCGCCATCGTCAGCCAGATCGGCGCGGGCAAGCCGGTGGCCGAGGTACTGGCCTTTGTGAAAACGCTATCAGACGGCGCCCACCGCGCCTAG
- a CDS encoding alpha-hydroxy acid oxidase, whose product MPVITNVDDLKRIYQRRVPRMFYDYCESGSWTEQTFRENTSDFDQIRLRQRVALDMTGRSTAGQMIGQDVAMPVALAPVGLTGMQHADGEIKAARAAESFGVPFTLSTMSICSIEDVAENTSKPFWMQVYTLKDDDFMQRLFDRAKDAKCSAAVITVDLQLLGQRHKDLKNGLSAPPKLTVKSIADMMTKVQWGLGMLGTKRRFFGNIVGHAKGVKDPSSLGTWTAEAFDQALDWDRIRQFRKMWDGPLIIKGILDAEDAKQALNVGADAIIVSNHGGRQLDGALSAIKSLPAIMDAVGDKIEVHLDSGIRSGQDVLKALSMGAKGTYIGRAYIYGLGAMGEAGVTKSLELIQKELETTMGLCGVTSVDTLSRDNLLVPQGFEGNWQD is encoded by the coding sequence GTGCCAGTCATTACCAATGTCGACGACCTCAAACGCATTTATCAGCGCCGGGTTCCTCGGATGTTTTATGATTATTGCGAAAGCGGCAGCTGGACCGAGCAGACCTTTCGCGAGAACACCAGTGATTTTGACCAGATCCGCCTGCGTCAGCGGGTGGCGTTGGACATGACCGGGCGCTCGACCGCGGGTCAGATGATTGGTCAGGATGTTGCGATGCCGGTGGCGCTGGCCCCTGTGGGCCTGACCGGCATGCAGCACGCCGATGGAGAGATCAAGGCGGCTAGGGCGGCGGAGAGCTTCGGGGTGCCGTTCACCCTGTCCACCATGTCGATCTGTTCGATCGAGGATGTGGCCGAGAACACCAGCAAGCCGTTCTGGATGCAGGTCTACACCCTGAAAGACGATGACTTCATGCAGCGGCTGTTTGATCGCGCTAAGGACGCCAAGTGTTCGGCGGCGGTGATCACGGTGGATCTGCAATTGCTGGGTCAACGTCACAAGGATCTGAAGAACGGCTTGTCGGCACCACCAAAGCTGACGGTGAAATCCATCGCCGACATGATGACCAAGGTGCAGTGGGGTCTGGGCATGCTGGGCACCAAACGGCGGTTCTTTGGCAATATCGTTGGTCATGCCAAGGGGGTGAAGGATCCGTCGTCGCTGGGCACCTGGACCGCCGAGGCCTTTGATCAGGCGCTGGACTGGGACCGGATTCGCCAGTTCCGCAAAATGTGGGACGGACCGCTGATCATCAAGGGTATCCTGGATGCCGAAGACGCCAAGCAGGCGCTGAACGTCGGCGCTGATGCCATCATCGTTTCCAACCACGGTGGCCGCCAGCTGGACGGAGCGCTGAGCGCCATCAAATCGCTGCCTGCGATTATGGATGCGGTTGGTGACAAGATCGAGGTGCACCTCGACAGCGGCATCCGCTCGGGTCAGGACGTGCTCAAGGCGCTGTCGATGGGGGCCAAGGGCACCTATATCGGCCGCGCCTATATCTATGGGCTGGGAGCCATGGGCGAGGCGGGGGTGACCAAATCGCTGGAGCTTATCCAGAAAGAGTTGGAAACCACCATGGGCCTGTGTGGGGTCACGTCGGTTGATACCCTCAGCCGCGATAACCTACTTGTTCCGCAAGGGTTTGAAGGCAACTGGCAAGACTAA
- a CDS encoding nucleoside hydrolase, which produces MAVKMIIDTDPGIDDAMAIFYAAAASDIDLLGLTTVFGNVTTDIATRNALRLLEAAGLDLPVAHGADAPLVLPPFAPSAQVHGVEGFGDIPPAQPKGRAIDEDAADFLCRMAREHKGELVLCPIGPLTNIAIAIQRDPEFAQNVARIVIMGGSLNEGGNITPHAEANIYHDPHAADVVFASGAKVVMVGLDVTHRILCTPTDFTAIAAQAPELGGMLQEMSVFYLKFYETIGKFDGCSLHDPAAVIACTHPELFETQPVPLTVSCEGETVGATLAASDSQRSPVDVCIHVQSDAVKSLFFKRLSLLP; this is translated from the coding sequence ATGGCCGTCAAAATGATCATCGACACCGATCCGGGGATCGACGACGCCATGGCGATATTCTACGCCGCAGCAGCGTCTGATATTGATCTGCTGGGGCTGACCACGGTGTTTGGCAATGTCACAACCGACATTGCCACCCGCAACGCCCTGCGGCTGCTCGAAGCCGCCGGGCTAGATCTGCCTGTGGCCCATGGTGCTGATGCACCGCTGGTGCTGCCGCCCTTTGCCCCATCAGCCCAGGTTCACGGCGTCGAGGGTTTCGGTGATATTCCGCCAGCCCAGCCCAAGGGCCGCGCCATCGATGAAGACGCCGCTGATTTCCTGTGCCGCATGGCCCGCGAGCATAAGGGAGAGCTGGTGCTTTGCCCGATCGGCCCCCTTACAAATATAGCTATCGCAATCCAGCGCGACCCGGAGTTTGCCCAGAATGTCGCCCGCATCGTGATCATGGGCGGTTCGCTGAACGAGGGTGGCAATATCACCCCGCATGCCGAAGCCAATATCTACCATGACCCCCACGCTGCCGATGTGGTGTTTGCATCGGGCGCCAAGGTGGTGATGGTGGGCCTGGATGTGACCCACCGCATCTTATGTACGCCGACCGATTTCACCGCCATCGCGGCGCAGGCCCCCGAACTGGGGGGCATGCTGCAAGAAATGTCGGTGTTCTACCTGAAGTTCTACGAGACCATCGGCAAATTTGACGGCTGCTCCCTGCATGATCCGGCGGCGGTGATCGCCTGCACCCACCCCGAGCTGTTTGAGACCCAGCCAGTGCCACTAACGGTCTCCTGCGAGGGCGAAACCGTGGGCGCGACATTGGCCGCTTCAGACAGCCAGCGCAGCCCGGTCGATGTTTGCATCCACGTGCAGTCGGATGCCGTGAAATCCCTGTTCTTCAAGAGATTGTCCTTGTTGCCGTGA
- a CDS encoding 50S ribosomal protein L25/general stress protein Ctc yields the protein MAGEIPDLVALERTGTGKGAARQTRRDGMVPGIVYGGDTDPLAIKIPFKVLLKKLKAGRFKSTLFNLKVEGHDDVRVICRHVQRDVVKDLPTHLDLMRLRRTSEIALFIPVEFINEEEAPGLKRGGVLTVVRPEVELVVTAGDIPEKLVVDLTGMDVGETITISSITLPAGVRATIDREFVIANISAPSGLRSADNEDEAEGEEAPAEA from the coding sequence ATGGCTGGAGAGATTCCTGATCTCGTAGCTCTGGAACGGACGGGGACAGGCAAGGGCGCCGCTCGTCAGACACGCCGCGACGGCATGGTCCCAGGTATCGTTTACGGTGGCGACACCGATCCACTGGCAATCAAGATCCCCTTCAAAGTTCTTTTGAAGAAGCTGAAAGCTGGCCGGTTCAAGTCGACCCTGTTCAACCTCAAGGTTGAAGGCCACGACGATGTTCGGGTGATCTGCCGCCACGTGCAGCGTGATGTGGTCAAAGATCTGCCGACTCACCTGGACCTGATGCGCCTGCGTCGCACTTCGGAAATCGCCCTGTTCATTCCGGTCGAATTCATCAACGAAGAAGAAGCCCCCGGCCTGAAGCGTGGCGGTGTTCTGACCGTTGTGCGTCCTGAGGTCGAGCTGGTTGTGACTGCGGGTGACATCCCTGAGAAGCTGGTTGTGGACCTGACTGGCATGGACGTTGGTGAAACCATCACCATCTCCTCGATCACCCTGCCTGCCGGCGTCCGCGCCACCATCGACCGTGAGTTCGTTATTGCCAACATCTCGGCCCCATCCGGGCTGCGTTCGGCAGACAATGAGGACGAAGCCGAGGGCGAAGAAGCCCCAGCCGAAGCCTAA
- a CDS encoding glycosyltransferase family 4 protein produces the protein MSNASILHLTDDTTPGGVMRVIDTILGSKYLAKTAKHRMAVVENNRLTLPEGGVDVIVSHLALNWRNFAARTRFRAMHPNIPMIHVEHSYTQGFVAQKVLNKTRFFAMLRSAFCLYDRVIAVSNAQKDWLIRRDLIDEDRLSVIRSSVELTGFEALPSPPKQVRVFGLVGRLHEQKGFDIAIQAFRECSGSDLRLKVYGDGPLRAELEQLAYCDPRITFYGHCDDPLEPMRSIDALLMPSRWEAYGLVAREAMSAGRKVIVATTDGLQDHIRSGAIEVHDHSISAWAQAITNAVQTLDKPCDVEPDKKPDYAQTASCFEYDWEKCLQNI, from the coding sequence ATGAGCAATGCTTCAATCTTGCACCTCACGGATGACACCACACCGGGCGGTGTCATGCGGGTGATCGACACTATTTTGGGTTCAAAATACCTGGCTAAAACCGCCAAGCATCGGATGGCCGTGGTGGAAAACAACAGGTTGACCCTGCCCGAAGGCGGCGTCGATGTCATTGTCTCTCATCTGGCGTTGAACTGGCGGAATTTCGCAGCGCGTACGCGGTTTCGGGCGATGCACCCCAATATTCCGATGATCCATGTGGAGCACAGCTACACCCAAGGTTTTGTGGCGCAGAAGGTTCTGAACAAGACCCGGTTTTTTGCGATGCTGCGCAGTGCATTCTGCCTATACGACCGGGTTATTGCGGTCAGCAATGCGCAAAAGGACTGGCTGATCCGGCGCGATCTGATCGACGAGGACCGGTTGTCGGTCATTCGATCCTCGGTTGAACTGACCGGGTTTGAAGCGCTGCCCAGCCCCCCCAAACAAGTGCGGGTCTTTGGGCTGGTCGGACGCCTGCACGAGCAGAAAGGGTTTGATATTGCCATTCAGGCCTTTCGCGAGTGTAGCGGGTCGGACCTGCGGCTAAAAGTCTACGGCGATGGTCCGTTGCGGGCTGAGCTCGAGCAACTGGCCTATTGCGATCCCAGGATCACTTTTTATGGCCATTGCGATGATCCACTGGAACCAATGCGGTCGATCGATGCGCTGCTGATGCCGTCGCGATGGGAGGCCTATGGGCTGGTGGCGCGCGAAGCCATGTCTGCTGGGCGCAAAGTGATTGTTGCAACCACCGATGGCTTGCAGGATCACATCAGATCCGGTGCGATAGAGGTGCATGACCATAGTATTTCTGCCTGGGCCCAGGCCATCACAAATGCGGTCCAGACGCTGGACAAACCCTGCGACGTTGAGCCTGACAAAAAGCCAGATTATGCCCAGACAGCAAGCTGTTTCGAATATGATTGGGAAAAATGTTTGCAGAACATTTAG